GTTGCTGGAGAGTCGGACAGAGACGCCTTTTTCGACGTTCCCCTGGACACTCCCGTCCGCGGAGAACAGCGCTCGGAGGAAGCCACGGGCCATCTCTTCGCTCCCCTGCATGACGGCGTCCGGCACCTGATGTTTCTGCTTCACGAGCCCGGCACTGTCGGCGTACTCGTACAGTCTGGCCGAACGGATTCGCTGTTCGACCGCCTGGGAACCACGGTAGTCGTTGCCGCGGTCGATGGTGCTCACGCCGACATCGTAGTTTGCGTTGCCGACCGGCTCCCGAACGACCGCGTTCACATCGTCGGCAAACGACTCCGAGAGGGTCGAATCGTCGTCATAGAAGTTCAGGACTGCTCGTTCTTCGCCGTGTTTGAGATGACCGTCGCCGACGACCCATCCAAGGACACGGCCCTCCTCGGCGCTTCCATGCCGTCCGAACGCACCCTTCCGGTTCTGGATGTGGACGGTGTCGCCCGCCGAAAGGTCCTGCGCCTCGACCCAGCCATCGTTGGTCATCACCTGATGATCGGCCGTGAGGCGGAGTTCGTACCCTTCCTCGGTTGTGAGCTTGTAGACGTCCTTCTCGCCGGTCTTGTAGACGCTACTTGCTTCTTTGACCAGGTCCTGGCTCAGCCGGCCGTCGACGACGACGTCCCGCGCGACGCCCTGTTCGTACAGCTCGTCGGCTCGTGCCAGCCCGCTTTGGGTGCTGACGAGCGTGTCGCCCGTCACACACGGGTTGGTCGCGAGGATGCGGTGGTCCGGATGTTTCTCGACGTCGAACGAGTGCTGTTTGTTCACTCGTTCGAGGTAGATGACGCCCGGTTCGCCGTTCTCGTAGGCGCCGTCGACCATGTGTTCCCAGAGGTCTGCGGCGGGAATGGAGAGCACCTCGCCGACCTCGACGTGGTCGCCGAGACCGAACATCTCGTACAGTTCCTTGGTCTCGGGCGTCGCGACGTGTGGCTCCTCGGTGCGGGGGTTGGTGAAGACGAACTCCTCGTCGTTCTCCAGCGCCGTCATGAAGTCGTCCGTCACCCCCACCGAGATGTTGAAGTTCGAGAGGTGGCCCTCGACGGCGTTGCGGAGGTGCTTCGGGACGCGACCCTCCTCGTCGATCAGCTCGCGCGCTTCTTCGAGCGCGTCGGCGAACGAGGTGTGCGTGAAGTCGTCGGGATCGTTCAGTCTGAGCGAGTGCGCGAGCGAGACGTCCTTGTTCTTCGCGTGGATGAACTGGATGACGTCGGGGTGAGAGACGCGCATGACGCCCATCTGGGCACCGCGGCGGGCCCCACCCTGTGCGATCGTCTCACACATCTGATCGTACGTGCGCATGAAAGTAATTGGACCAGATGCGATGCCACCGGTAGAGCCGACGGCGTCGCCGTACGGCCGGAGCCGCCAGAAGGCGTAGCCCATGCCGCCGCCGCTATTGTGCGAAACGACGGAGTTCGCGACGTATTCGTGGTTGTCCGCGACAGTGACGTCGTAGACCGTCTCCGGCTCGCACTGTTCAACAGTTTCTACCTGCTGTTCCCAGACCGAGTCTCCACTCACCGTTCCACACTGCGTTGGACCGGGTGGGGATTCGGCGATCGACGCGGACATCTCCTCCGCGCGCGTATCAACATACCCAATGCAGTCGGCGAACCGCTCCAGACCGACCGCGTCGGTCGGAGCGACGGTGAAGTAGTCACGCTCCTCGTTCTCCCACTCCCACTTCGTCACCGGCATCCCGACGCCGAGCATGAGCTGGAGCGTCTCGTCGATGAGGCGCTCGGACGAACTGTAGAGACGCGGATATCGGCCCTTCGTCAGCGTTCCGTCGGTCGAGAAGAGACCGCGGAGGAACGCGTGGATCTGGTCGTGGCCGGCGCGCCAGATCGGGTCCGGAACGCGTGCCTCGGCCGACGAGGGCTTCGCGTCTCCGAAGTTCGAGAGCCACCAGCGTTTGATCTCATGGCTGTGAATGACCGCTTCGTAACATCCCTCGGACCAGGTGTAGTCGATTCCGGTGTCGAAGAGGTCCCGCGAGAGCGTATCGAGGTGATTGAGGACGTCATCGCGGTTGATGTGGAATCGAATCCCATCCTGATGGACGGATCCATCACCGACCCAGATTCCGACGAGTTCGGCGAGGTCTGCGGTGAGCGTCGACGGTTGCGAGACCGTCTTCACGGGTTCACCGTTCGACTCCAGCCCCTGTGCAGCGCGGTACTGCTGAATCGTCGCGGTGTGGACGCCGACCGCCGAGGCGATCTCCGAGTCCGTGTGTCCCTCCTCGTGGAGGCTCGCAAACGTGTTCTCGTCGAATTCGACACCGGGTTTGCGGCCGCCAGTTCCGTTCGGTGGGAGATCGAGTTCGTTGGCTCGTCGTCGCTGGACCGTCGATGGCGAACAGTCGAGCAGTTCCGCGATCTCGTAGTCCGAACGATTCTCTGCGTGAAGCTCGGCGATCGCCTTGTTCGATACGACACGGGTTTGGGCCCACTGGCCGCCACGTGCGGTCGAGGTGAGCTGGACGGCCTGCCCGTTGTCCGGAAGCCAGCCAAGCCTGATCGAAAGAGTGTCTCCCGATTCGATGTCATCGATTTCGGTCCACTCGCCGTTCACCAGCAGGCGGTGATTCGGCGTGCCCCGAACGGAGATCCCACCCTCGGTGACGACCCGCTTCGTGGGGGCGTCGTCGTACGCGTGGATCTCGTCGACGTTCCGCGTTCGATACTCGCCTCCGTCACGCTGGACGATCGTATCGCCAGGCTCGACCTCGGCAATCGAGACGACACCCTTCCCTTCGACAGCGACGCGCGCGGTGTCGGTAAGACACTGAAAGACCTCCGCGGCTTCCTTCGCAGTCTGGTGGATGTCGGTGATGTCGTCGTCCGGCGAGTCGACGAAACACGCGCTCAACTGTTGAAGCTCGTCGCCCGCGTTCATCAGCGTCGGCGAGTTCGGCATGAACGACAGCGACTCCATCTGCTCCTGGAACGCCTCGCGGTAGTCGACCACGGTCTCCCTGATCTCCTCGGGGAGTTCGGGGACGACGGTGTCGTAGGCGAACTTGTTGACGTTGTGCGCCGACAGCGTGGTGGTGACGTCGTCGTCGGCGGTCGTCCCCACGCCGAACACCTCCGCGGCGAGTTCGTCGCGTCGCGGGTGGCCCGGCTTCAACTGGTCCGGGCCGACCTCGACGGTGAGTCCCCGCTGGTCGGCCTCGTACACCGCCTCGGCGAGTGCGATGTTCTTCGCGACGCGCGCGAACAGTTCCTCCTGGCTCTCCGTGACGTTCCCATCGGCGTCCTTCCGGAGGTAGCGCGCGGGGAGGATGTTGTTGTACGCGTTGGCCGTCAGCCGCTCTTCGAGCGTCTCGCCGTCGGTTCGTTTGATCGGTCGGACGAGTTCGTCCGCGCCGATGTCCGCGTTGCTCATCTCACTGTCCCTCCTGCCCGGCATCCCCCTGCCGGATCTGTTGTGGTGACTGGATTCCGCTCATTCGTGACGATGTTTGTGTGGGCGACTGCTGCGGTTAACTCTTGGGTTAACTCTCGGGACTCGTGGCCCGTGGGTCCCGTTCCTATCGAGTTTTTGGTTGTTCGAATGCGATCGTGTCCCGCTCGCACTACCGGTACACTACTCCCGTGGGTGCGCGACCGACTTAACGGATGCTAAACCGGAGTGAAAGTGGTCCCGCTGTCGACGAATTCGACAGACACGGCCCGCGTGTCCAGTGGAACGAATGGGGGGTTCGAACCGCTCGCGAACTCGGAGTATTCACCCCTTACTCGGCGATTCCATGGACGCCCACGCGGCTCGTCACCGTCGTATTACACCAGAATTACCTGAAAGAGTACACATTTTCGTCGGTGGCAGTTGCTCGTCGTCGATCCGGGGTCGTCCAGGCCGCTGGACCGCCGGTCGCGGCCGACGTCGGTCCAGCGGTGTATCGACCGCCGATCACCGGCGACCACTGATCGCCAATCGCCGCCGACCGACCGCCGACCGTCACGCACATGCCAGGACAGTCCTTGGTCTCGCGTATGGATCCCGTTCCGCTCGTGACGACGCTTTCGGTCCCGCTTCGGTTCGTCCTCGGCGCCGTCGCCGCCGTCGTCGCCACGCTCGTGATGGACGTCGTGATGGGCCGCCTCCCGGAGGGCGAGACGCCGCCGTTCGTCGCCTCGGGCGTCCTCACCGAGACGCCGCCCGACACCGCACCGCCACGGCTCGCCAGCGTCGTTCATTACATGGCGGGCGGGCTCACCGGTCCCCTGTTCGTCTGGTTCCTCCTCGCGAGCGAGGGGGTCCTCGGCGGCTCGTCGCTGCTGTCGACCGCCCTCGCCGGCGTCGTCCTCTACGTCCTGATGGTGGGCTTCTTCGTCGTGATCGTCCTCCCCCGTTCGCAGGTGGCCGCCCAACGTCTCGGGGCGATCCGGCGCGACTGGGCGGTGTCGGCCGCGGCGTACCTCCTCGTACTCGTCCCGATCGTCGCGGTCGGATCGACCGTCGTCTGAGACCCGAGACGACACGCCCCCAAGCTTATGCCGTCCCTGCGGCTGATGGGCGTATGAACGTCGTCGCGACCGTGCTCCAGTCCGGTCTCGGTCCCGAAAACCCGCTCGTCCAGTTGCTCGGACTCGTCGTCGCCATCGGGCTCGTCATCGTCGTCGGCCGGGTCGTCCTCAAAGTGGCATGGCGGCTCGTGACGATCGCCGCGGTGATCATCGGACTGGTCCTGCTGGCGTCGATGTTCCTGCCCGGACTGCTCTAACAGCCTCGGGCCACCGGGCCCGAGGCTGTTCACTCTCGCTCTGGCGTCGCGCCGACGGGACCGAACCGGCGGCGATTCGGTGACACCCAGTAACCGATCAGCGACCGCCGTCGGTTCCAGCGGTCGCGTCGGGCGCCTCGCTCCCGATCCCGACCTGGTCGAGGAAGTTCCGCACCACGTCGTGGCCGACCGCCGTCAACACGGACTCGGGGTGGAACTGCACGCACTCGATGGGGTACTCGCGGTGGCGCACGCCCATGACGAGCTCGTGACCCGCGTGGTCGGTCGTCGCCGACACGACGAAGCAGTCGGGCACCTCGGTCGCGATGAGCGAGTGGTAGCGACCGGCTCGGAAGCCCTGGTCCAAGCCTGAAAAGACGCCGGTCCCGTCGTGGTCCACCGGGAAGGCCTTGCCGTGGATCGGTTCGGGGGCGTGACCGACGCTCCCGCCGTAGGCGTACACCGCGGCTTCGAGGCCGAGACACACCCCGAGTGTCGGCGTCGTGGGCGAGAGTTCGCGGAGCACGGCGTTCGTTACGCCGACGTCGCGGTCGTTCTTCGGGTGGCCCGGCCCGGGGCTGATGACGATGGCGTCCGGGTCGGCGAGCGCGACATCGGAGAGTGACGCCGTGTTCTTGAACACGACGATCTCGGGGGCGGGCTCCTGTTCGGAGAAGTACTCGACGAGGTTGTAGGTGAACGAGTCGAAGTTGTCGACGACGACGAGCGTCCGTCCCGATCCAGCTTCGACGTGCGCGCCCGCGTCGCGGAGGCGGTCGAGGCGCTCTCGGTCGGTGGCTCCGTCGAGCGCGTCGCCTTCGGGCGTCGTGCTCATCGGGACACCTCCTGCTCTGCGGGACCGGCGTCGTTAGCGTCGTCTCGGTCCCCCGCGTCGACCTCGATCGCCTCCAGCGCCGCGAGGACGCCGCCCATCTTCTGTTCGGTCTCCTCGTACTCGCGTTCGGGCACCGAGTCGGCGACGATCCCCGCGCCGGCCTGGACCGTCACGACGTCTTCCGCGCCCGCGCCCTCGTCACCGTCGTCGCACATCCCCTGTTCGACGGTCGCCGTCCGGATGACGATGGCGAAGTCGGCGTCGCCCCCCCACGAGTAGTAGCCCACGCCGCCGCCGTACACCCCGCGAGGCTCGCGTTCGAGGTCGTCGATGATCTCCATCGCACGGACCTTCGGCGCGCCGGTGAGCGTCCCCGCGGGGAACGCCGCGCGCGTCGCGTCGAACGCGTCGTTGTCCTCGGCGAGCGTCCCCGTCACCGTCGATTCGATGTGCTGGACGTGCGAGTACTTCAGGACGTTCATGAACTCCTCGACGCGGACGCTCCCCGGCTCGGAGACGCGCCGGACGTCGTTGCGCGCCAGGTCGACGAGCATCGTGTGCTCGGACCGCTCTTTCCCGTCGGCGAGCATCTCGCCAGCGAGCCGGCGGTCCTCCACCGGCGACGAGCCGCGGGGGCAGGTCCCGGCGATCGGGTTCGACACGACGTGTGACCCCTGCACGGAGACGAGCGTCTCGGGGGAGGCCCCGACGATCGATCGGTCGCCGTGTCGCAGGAGGTACATGTACGGCGAGGGGTTCACCGCGCGGAGCGCGCGGTAGAAGCCGAGCGTGTCGACGTCGCCCCGGAGTTCGCGCGTGCGCGAGATGACGCCCTGGTAGATGTCGCCGTCGAGGACGTGTTCCTTCGCGCGACGGACCGCGTCCTCGTACGCCTCGCGGGGGGCGGTGTGTTCGGCTCGACGGCGGAACCCGCCGGTCTCGGGTTCGGTCGCCGACCCGAGCGTCGCGGCGACCGTCTCGGCCTCGGTGACGAGCGTCTCGTACGCGTCGAGCGGGTCGTCGTCGGGTTCGACGACGGGCGTGAACACGAGCGAGACGGCGTCGGCGGCGTGATCGAAGACGAGCGTCCGAGTCGTGAGGACGAACTGGGCGTCGGGGACGATCGGGTCGGGACGCTCGATTCCTACTTCTTCGAGCCAGAGGTCGTAGACGGCGTCGTACGCCAGAAACCCGACCAGGCCGCCGTCGAGTTGCTGGCGCTCCCGGGGCGGAAAGCCCACGCGTGGGAGGTCGGGGAGCGCCGCCCGGAGCGAGTCGAGGGTGTCGCCACCGTTCGGTTCGACGTACGCCGCGGCCGAACCGCCGAGGTCCTCGACGTCGGTCGACTCCGGCCAGACGGAGACGACCGCGTCGGGGTCGTAGCCGACGAACGAGTACCGGGCGTGTCGGTCGCCGGCGCCGTCGGGGTCGAACGCACCGTCGGGGTCCGACGACGGCGTCTTCTCCGCCGATTCGAGGAGGAAGCCGTAGTCGCTCTCCGACGAGAGCGCGGCGTACGCCGACAGCGGCTCGACGTCGATGTCGAGCGACGCCTCCAAGCGGACGACCGCCGGGTCGTCCCGGTCGAGGAGCTCACGGAACTCGTCGGCCGACCGGTCGAACGAGACGCCGGTCACGCCATCACCTCGTCCTCGTCGAGCGCGCCGAGTTCGGCCCGCCGGACCGCGCGGACGAACGCACGGACGGCGTCTGCGTCCTTGACCCCGCCAGACGACTCGACGCCGCTGGCGACGTCGACGCCGTAGGGCGCTGCGGTCTCGACCGCGCCGGCGACGTTCTCCGGGGTGAGCCCTCCGGCGAGCACCACCGGGGAGTCGATGGCGGCCGCGAGCTCCCGCGTGGCCGCCCAGTCGTGCGTCTCGCCGGTGCCACCTGCGCCCTCGTCGGTCGTCGAGTCGACCAGCACCGCGTCGGCGACGTCGTCGACCTCCCGCGCCCGCTCGCGGTCGGCCGCGTCGACCACGACCACGAGCTTCACCGACGACTCGGCGCGGACGAACTGGAACTCCTCGGGGTCGAAGTCGGCGTGTAGCTGGAGGACGTCCGGCTGGACCGTCCGGGCGAGCCCGACCGCGTGGGTCGGCGACTCGGGCATGAGGACGAGCGTCGTCGTCACGAACGGCGGGGCCGCCGCGACGAGATCGGCGGCCGTTGTGGCGTCGACCTCGCGGGGGGTGTCGACCGGGACGTCGGCGATGAAGCCGAGCGCGTCGGCCCCGGCGTCGACGGCCAGCGCGAGGTCCTCTCGGTTCGTCAGGCCGCAGATCTTCACGCGCGTCATCGAGGCTACGCCTCCGTCCAGGGGTCGGCCTCGTCGGTCGACGCCTGGAGGTCGGCTAACTTCTCGGCCGCGGCACCCTCGTCGATGGCCGCGCGGGCCTCGTCGACGCCGGCTTCGATGGAGTCCGCGAGCCCCGCGACGTACACCGCAGCGCCCGCGTTCGCGAGGATGATGTCCCGTTTGGCACCCTCCACCTCACCCGTGACGATCCCGCGGAGGTCAGCGGCGTTCTCCTCGGGGCTTCCCCCGGAGACCGCCTCGACCGGGGCGGCGTCGAGCCCGATCCCTTCGGGAGTGAGCGTGTACTCCTCGATCTCCCGACCGTGGACCTCGGCGACGGTCGTCTCGTCGTGGAGGCAGATCTCGTCCATCCCCGACCCGTGGACGACGAGCGCGTGCTCGACCGGCATGTGGGCGAGCGCGCGGGCGACGATCGGAACGAGGTCGGGGTCGTAGACGCCGAGCACCTGCGCTTCGGCCCCGGCGGGGTTGGTGAGCGGCCCGAGCACGTTGAACAGCGTCCGCATCCCGAGTTCCTTCCGGGGGCCGATGACGGCCTTCATCGCGGGGTGGAAGACGGGGGCGAGCATGAAGCCGATCCCGTCGCGCTCGATCGCGGTCTCGACCGACGCGGGGTCGGCGTCGACCTCGACGCCCGCGACCTCGAGGACGTCCGCGCTCCCCGACGACGACGAGACGGAGTAGTTGCCGTGTTTGGCGATGGCCGCGCCCGCGCCCGCGGTGACGATGGCGCTTGTCGTCGAGACGTTGATCGTGTCGTAGTCGTCGCCACCGGTGCCGCAGGTGTCGACGAGCGGGCGGCGCGCGGGGTCGATCGTGCGTGCCGCGTCGCGCATCCCCTGTGCGAACCCCGCGATCTCCGCCTCGGTCTCGCCTTTCGCTCTGAGCGCGGCCAGGAGTGCGCCGATCTGTGCCTCGGTCGCCCCCTCGAAGACCAGGGTGGCAGCCTCCCGTGCCGCTTCGACTCCGAGGTCCTCACCGTCGGTCACGCGTCTGATGTAGTCCTGCATTGGTAGTCACCGATGTATTGATTCGGGTTGTGATGGACAAATCAGTACATCTGCTTAAGACTGTCGGGTCCGGGCTTCGAGCGCGTGGCCCCGAGTCCAATACCAATACACTTTGGTAGAGTACTCTTGACCCTCGCGGCCCTCTCTCTGAATACCCCCCAGAGGACCGGTCGACCGGTCAGGGCGTTGCACCCGGTGGCGACCGGTCTCCGACTGTGGGGGAATCGAGAGAGGGACGGACATCCGACGGTCATCCCGGCCTGGGTACTGGGGGGTACCGAGGCCTCTCTGGGGTGCCGTTCCGCGTCGCGTCCGACCACACCGGCGGATGCGTCCGACACTCGTATGGGGGCGTGAGGGGAGAGACCCGGGGGGATATATGTCGTCGCTGTTTTCGACGCCGTCAGGTGCGCGTGCGGACGACGGTCTCGACGACCGATCGGACGGGAAACCGGGGTCGTGTGCGGGGCGTGGGGGTCGCGGCTTCCGGGCCGCGAGCGGTCGTGAGTGAGAGAGCGTGACTTACCGGAATCGCGTGCCGACTCCGGATTTCGGAACCCTTAATTACGTCCCCGGGATACGAGGTAATGCGCTCGAACGAAGCGCTGTACGCATCCAAACGGGTTGGTGGTCTAGTCTGGTTATGACACCTCCTTGACATGGAGGAGGCCGGCAGTTCAAATCTGCCCCAACCCATCCCCTTATTTCGTTTTCACCTCGCATAGTCGGACCTTTATTTCATGACCTGTCACTTTACCTGCATAGCCAGGGTGGGTACAGTGAGCCACGCAGTCGCGCTGGAACCCCCCGATTTGTGACTTCCGCGGCGGGGACGTTTTCGACGAGGATCAGCCCTGTCCGGCGCTCGATGACCGGAGGTGTTCGCCGTGACACTCCGCTGTGAGTGCGGCGGTCCCGTTCACCGTCAGGACGGGTTCAACGTCAAGAGGAATGACATTGACATCCTCCTCCGCGTGAACGCGGAGGAATCCCACGGCACCGCGCCGCTGGAATAAAAGACTGTCACGAACCGGTGTGGTTCACCTGCAAAAGAATCCAGAACCCTCTGTCCGAGAAACACCGCAAAGTCGGACTACGTACGGTGCCAGTTATCTAAATTTTTTATCATCAAATTTGGGGCCCTTGCACACGACATTTTTTTTCTGTTCCGGTCGACAAGTCCACGATCCTCTAGTTCTACAAGCGAGAGGTGGTTCAGCTTGAGGCGGAGTTTAGCCACGTCTTCATCGGCAGACGGAGGCTCATTGTCATGACGATCTCTGGGAACATCTGTTCTGGTCATGATACGGAGTACAACATCCGAAACATAATAATATATTTATATATTCACTGTGTTTATGAAACAGAGTGATTCTCAGTAGCCCTGTCCGAGACCTCACTGAAGAACGGTGTCGACGCTGAACGCGCCGTCGGCCTTCCGCACGAGGTGTGGATGTCATCGACGTCCACCTCCAACACGATCGTCACGAGAAGTACGACGACCACGGCCGCTCGCCGCTGCTCACCAGCGAGGTCGGACGGCCGGGGCGGAACACCGTCCGGGCGTGAATGTACCTCGCGACGGCTCCCTGTCTCCACACGGGCTGCCCGCACGGCCAGGATCCAGAGACCTGCGAGTACCTGAGCGACACGACTGCGAGCCAGTGTCCGTCCTCTCGAAGCCCCCATCAGGTCCGGACGGGCTCGGTCACCGTGGTGCACCCCGATCCCGACCACGAGTTACCAGCCTCGAGCCGACGCGCCGTTCGTCGCCGAAGCGGCCAAGTGACCCATCCGCGTAGGGAGTCCATGAGGATGACAGCAACCGAGGGACGGCACGATCTGTTGATCGGCGGCGAACGGGTCACCCCGTCGTCGGGCGAGTACCTCACGACGGTCGACCCCGCGACCGAGGAACCGCTCGCGGACGTGGCCGTCGCCGACGCATCCGACGTCGACCGGGCGGTCGCCGCCGCGCGCGAGGCGGCGTCGGCGTGGCGCGACGTCGACCCGGCCGAACGCGGTCGGGTGGTCCACCGGGTCGCCGACCGCATCCGCGAGGCGATCGACGACCTCGCGGCCCTCGAGAGTCGAGACCAGGGCAAGCCGCTCTCGCAGGCGCGGTCGGACATGTCGAGCGCGGCGCGGTACTTCGAGTACTACGCCGGTGCGGCCGACAAACTGGAGGGGAAGTCGGTCCCGGTCGGCACCGACCAGGTCGACTTCACGCTCCGCGAGCCGTACGGCGTGTCCGCACAGATCATCCCGTGGAACTTCCCCGGTAACATCCTCGCCAGGGGGGTCGCCCCGGCGCTCGTCGCCGGGAACGCGGTCGTGGTCAAGCCCGCGCCGACGACGCCGCTGTCGGCGTACCGGCTGGCGGAGCTCTGTCTGGAGGCGGGCGTGCCGGACGCGGCGATCAACGTCGTCTCGGGGGCCGGTGAGACGGGTGCCGCGCTGACGCGTCACGAGGGCGTCGACACCATCACCTTCACCGGCAGCGTCGCGACCGGCCAGCGGGTGATGGAGGCGGCCGCGACGTCGGTCACGCCGGTGACGCTGGAACTCGGCGGCAAGAACCCGGCCGTCGTCTACCCGGATGCGGACGTGACCGACGTGGCCGACTGGGTCGAGACGGGCATCTTCACCAACGCGGGACAGGTGTGTTCGGCCGTCGACCGGGTCGTGGTGCACGAACGCATCCACGACCGGTTCGTCGACGAGATCGCCGCCCGGGCCGAGGCGCTCACGCTCGGGCCCGGGACCGACGACCCCGACGTGGGGCCGTTGAACAGCGCCGAACACCTCGAACGGGTCCGCGACTACGTCGCGACCGGCGAGCGCGAGGGGGCGACGCTGGTGACGGGCGGGCGGTCGCCCGACCGCGAGGGCTGGTTCTTCGAACCGACCGTGTTCGACGACGTCGATCGCGGGATGACGATCGCACAGGAGGAGATCTTCGGCCCGGTCCTCGCCGTGATCCCGTACGCCGACGCCGACGACCCGATCGAGATCGCCAACGACGTCGCGTACGGCCTGGTCGCCGGCGTCTTCACGAACGACGTGCGCCGTGCCCTCCGCGCGGCCCAGCGGCTCGAAGCCGGGAACGTCTACGTGAACAAGTGGTTCGGCGACACGCACCAGACGCCGTTCGGCGGGTACAAACAGTCCGGAATCGGCCGCGAGAAGGGGCTCGAAGCGCTCGACTCGTACCTCCAGACGAAGAACGTCGCGATCGACCTCGGCGGGGCGGGCGGCGACCTCCCCGGGGCGTAACTCGTCCGGAGGACGCTGCACTTTTTACAGGACGTACCGGTTGGAGAGTATGACCTTCGAAGGGACGGTGACGGTCGTCACCGGCGCAGGGTCCGGCATGGGACGAGCGACGGCGGAACTGTTCGCCGAGCAGGGGGCGCAGGTCGCCGTCGTCGACCTCGACGAGGCCGCGGCCGAGGAGACGGTCGAGCGGATCGAGGCCGCGGGCGGCGACGCGCTCGCGCTCGAGGCGGACGTCTCCTCGGCGGCCGACGTGCGGGCGATGGTCGACCGCACCGTCGACGCGTTCGGCCGGCTCGACGTCCTCCACAACAACGCCGGGATCCCGCAGGAGTCGACCCCCGTCGAGGACGTCGCCGAGCAGACGTGGGATCGGATCCAGGCGGTCAACCTCAAGAGCGCGTTCCTCGGCGCGAAACACGCCGTTCCCGTCATGCGCGAGCAGGGCAGCGGCGTGATCCTGAACACCGCCTCGACGGCCGGGATCCGGCCGCGGACGGGGCTGTCGGCGTACTGCGCGTCGAAGGGCGGGCTGATCACGCTCACGAAGCAGTTGGCACACGAACTCGCCGACGACGGCATCCGGGTCAACGCCGTCTGCCCGGTCGCGACCGACACCGACATGCTCCCCCAGTTCGCCGGCGAGAACCTCACCCTCGACGACATCGCGGCGACGATCCCGCTCGGTCGACTCGCCGACCCCGTCGACGTCGCTCACGCCGCGGTGTTCCTCGCGTCGGACGAGGCGTCGATGATCACGGGGACGGCACTCGAAGTCGACGGCGGCCGGGACATCTGAGGGGGCGGGGCCGTGCGGCCGCCGCGCGCCGCCGAAATAGCATGATTTTTTATACCACCAGTTAGCGAGTGAAAGACATGGATAGACGAAGGTTCCTCCTCCGGGCCGGCAGTGTGGGAGTCGTGGCGGCGACAGCAGGGTGTAGTGGTGGGACCGGCGGCGGCGGCACCGAACAGGAAGGCGACGGGGGCGACGGGGGCGACGGGGACGACGGCACCGCGACGGCTGCTGACACCGCGGCCGACACGGCGACCAGCGGGGGCGAGACGGTAAAAATCGGCGTGTTGCTCCCCTTCTCGGGCGACTACAACTGGGTCGGGGCGAACGTGATGCCCGTCGCGGAGATGATCCGCGACGAGATCAACGAGGCCGGCGGTATCGGCGGCCGACAGGTCGAGTTAGTGCAGGGCGACACCGAGGGGTCGCCCGACGCGTCGCTGTCGGCGGCCCAGCGACTCATCGAAGTCGAGGGCGTCACGAGCATCGTCGGTCCGACGAGCATCACGATGTCGGCCGTCTTCGACCAGTTCGGCGACAACGAGGTGCCGGTCGTCACCCCGACCGCCGGGACGACGTCGCTCGACGAGCGCGGCGGCGAGTACGTCTTCCGGACGGTCGCTTCGGACTCGCTCGGCGGCCGAG
This Salinigranum marinum DNA region includes the following protein-coding sequences:
- the trpE gene encoding anthranilate synthase component I; translated protein: MTGVSFDRSADEFRELLDRDDPAVVRLEASLDIDVEPLSAYAALSSESDYGFLLESAEKTPSSDPDGAFDPDGAGDRHARYSFVGYDPDAVVSVWPESTDVEDLGGSAAAYVEPNGGDTLDSLRAALPDLPRVGFPPRERQQLDGGLVGFLAYDAVYDLWLEEVGIERPDPIVPDAQFVLTTRTLVFDHAADAVSLVFTPVVEPDDDPLDAYETLVTEAETVAATLGSATEPETGGFRRRAEHTAPREAYEDAVRRAKEHVLDGDIYQGVISRTRELRGDVDTLGFYRALRAVNPSPYMYLLRHGDRSIVGASPETLVSVQGSHVVSNPIAGTCPRGSSPVEDRRLAGEMLADGKERSEHTMLVDLARNDVRRVSEPGSVRVEEFMNVLKYSHVQHIESTVTGTLAEDNDAFDATRAAFPAGTLTGAPKVRAMEIIDDLEREPRGVYGGGVGYYSWGGDADFAIVIRTATVEQGMCDDGDEGAGAEDVVTVQAGAGIVADSVPEREYEETEQKMGGVLAALEAIEVDAGDRDDANDAGPAEQEVSR
- a CDS encoding phosphoribosylanthranilate isomerase produces the protein MTRVKICGLTNREDLALAVDAGADALGFIADVPVDTPREVDATTAADLVAAAPPFVTTTLVLMPESPTHAVGLARTVQPDVLQLHADFDPEEFQFVRAESSVKLVVVVDAADRERAREVDDVADAVLVDSTTDEGAGGTGETHDWAATRELAAAIDSPVVLAGGLTPENVAGAVETAAPYGVDVASGVESSGGVKDADAVRAFVRAVRRAELGALDEDEVMA
- the trpD gene encoding anthranilate phosphoribosyltransferase produces the protein MQDYIRRVTDGEDLGVEAAREAATLVFEGATEAQIGALLAALRAKGETEAEIAGFAQGMRDAARTIDPARRPLVDTCGTGGDDYDTINVSTTSAIVTAGAGAAIAKHGNYSVSSSSGSADVLEVAGVEVDADPASVETAIERDGIGFMLAPVFHPAMKAVIGPRKELGMRTLFNVLGPLTNPAGAEAQVLGVYDPDLVPIVARALAHMPVEHALVVHGSGMDEICLHDETTVAEVHGREIEEYTLTPEGIGLDAAPVEAVSGGSPEENAADLRGIVTGEVEGAKRDIILANAGAAVYVAGLADSIEAGVDEARAAIDEGAAAEKLADLQASTDEADPWTEA
- a CDS encoding aldehyde dehydrogenase family protein, producing MTATEGRHDLLIGGERVTPSSGEYLTTVDPATEEPLADVAVADASDVDRAVAAAREAASAWRDVDPAERGRVVHRVADRIREAIDDLAALESRDQGKPLSQARSDMSSAARYFEYYAGAADKLEGKSVPVGTDQVDFTLREPYGVSAQIIPWNFPGNILARGVAPALVAGNAVVVKPAPTTPLSAYRLAELCLEAGVPDAAINVVSGAGETGAALTRHEGVDTITFTGSVATGQRVMEAAATSVTPVTLELGGKNPAVVYPDADVTDVADWVETGIFTNAGQVCSAVDRVVVHERIHDRFVDEIAARAEALTLGPGTDDPDVGPLNSAEHLERVRDYVATGEREGATLVTGGRSPDREGWFFEPTVFDDVDRGMTIAQEEIFGPVLAVIPYADADDPIEIANDVAYGLVAGVFTNDVRRALRAAQRLEAGNVYVNKWFGDTHQTPFGGYKQSGIGREKGLEALDSYLQTKNVAIDLGGAGGDLPGA
- a CDS encoding SDR family oxidoreductase, with product MTFEGTVTVVTGAGSGMGRATAELFAEQGAQVAVVDLDEAAAEETVERIEAAGGDALALEADVSSAADVRAMVDRTVDAFGRLDVLHNNAGIPQESTPVEDVAEQTWDRIQAVNLKSAFLGAKHAVPVMREQGSGVILNTASTAGIRPRTGLSAYCASKGGLITLTKQLAHELADDGIRVNAVCPVATDTDMLPQFAGENLTLDDIAATIPLGRLADPVDVAHAAVFLASDEASMITGTALEVDGGRDI